CACATTGATTTAATTGGCTAATGTTGTTATTAAGTTAGAATAAAAccaaacaaataacaaaaaaatgttatcttatttgtaaCACTCCAAGTTTCAAGTACTAAGAATATTCCATAAGTAAGATCCAACACTATAAGAAAAATCGTGATTTTTGATGGAATTTTTCTCATGGAATAATTTTCGTTGGAAAAGTATTAGCTACAGGCATAATTTTTGTGATGGATTATTATTCGTTGGAAATGTTGACCTCACCGACGCAATTTACCAGGAGACAAATATTCCGTCAAAAAATCTTTATTACTCACTACTGCAAAAATGTTGTTCTACATGGGTTATTTGTTACATACGACGTCGGTTATTGACCGTCGTCGTATCAGACATCATAAAAAAGAACGCGTCTATGATGACGGTTTTTAACgattgtcttagaatgtgcgaACATTATAAGACGATCGTGAAgacaaccatcttagaatgtattatttttttaaaaatatattttttgtacttGGGTAAACTTTGCAAAAATCTCCTGTACAATATATGAAGGAAATGACAAACcttataattaaacaaagatACTACTACTATGTTTCTATTGATGCTTGTATCTTAGTACTAAAAACAAAGCGTGTTATAACGATTCAAAGGcataacaaaaacaacttaacaatAAACCATGAACTACAACAGCCTGAGTGTTTAGAAGATTTCTTATAGAAACCAGCTCTCCCTCAAGATCTGAAATCTCTTTGGATGTATTGCATAAAAGTATTGCAGATATAGTCATGAAGACAATAATACTCATGATTAGAGATAGTGGATATCCTAATTTTCAGGCGACAAATAGATTAAATAACTTATGAaatctctcaatttttttttcttaaagaagaaaaaaaggactTATAATTAGGATCCTAAATGATCAAAACTACTCTTTAGCGTGACAATATTCATTAATTACATATTTCGGATAGGTTTGAATTTGGATTATTGGTGAGTATCTTCAAATTAAAGTAACCAAGTTACGGAACTGCGCAcgcattaattaatttgaagaaTTGAGGTAAGGCTTATGAAGTACTTTAAAGATGTTATAGGATTCATTTTCCTAAATATGATAACACCATGTTTAGTATGTGAGGTGGtcgacatttttttaatattagaatAAATATCCAATTCTAgctaatattttagaaattaattgaaagatTTCGtgtctctaatttattttatgtttttttaatgtacAGAGGTATATATAAAATGTATCTTTTTCCCAGTACCAAGAAATTAAACAGAAGCGTCCAAAACTCgtctaattttaaacaaaattctctttcataaaaaaatacacgtgattaaaaaaaaaactcgttAATTTGATGCAGTTTTGATCATTTTATAAGAGCCTATTAACCCGTGGGGTtgattgtttaattattttcccTTTAGGGACTTAACCTGAAACTAGTTAAATAGTGGCCTATCCTAGAGTCTCCTATCTTATGTTccccatttttcttcttcttccaaaagTACCACCGTCCCGTCCTACTTATTTTTTCCGACATCTGAGTCACTATCACCACTACACTCTCAAGTTTGTGTTATCTCTTTGGTTTAAGTAGCAACTTAGTTGATCCAACAACATCCCAATTATTAAAGCAAGATTGGGGCCTAGATATTGGTTGATTAAATCCAGAATAGACATGTTCACAATTCCTcgccaaaattataataaaattgacaCCTtcagaatttattattttaaataaaatatcctaCAAATATGTGGTTAATTTAAGTGATACATACTTTATTCTTTTACAGTGTGTTTGATTTAAGAAAGAAAGTggacaaaaagaaagagaaggaaaaaaacttaAGAGATATCATAAATTGTTTGATAAAGCAGATAATGGAAAAAAAGATGATTAAAACTTTGTTTTCcaatgaatttaaattatttcaaaatgttttattgttTCACTTATTATGTTAGCCTAGTCAGAATATATCTATTCTTAGTTGTAAGTGATTTTTAATCTAGATAAGCCTATACATATATCCTCTATTGATACAAAGTTACAAACATATGCATATATCATTATGCATGAATGATTGGTCATGATACTAGCAATATCAAAGAAGCAGTGATCAATTTACCTCCCAAGTTGACCTAGAAGAACAATTATACGAACAGCAAAGTTCTCCTCTACACATGAGTCGAGTAAATTCAAAAACTGAGGAACAAGTTTCTCTTAGGCCTCTTATAAGTAAATATTATAAGAGGAGAGCCAAGACTTAAGATTCATTAATAGGACTGAATTGTTTTAGTTGTTATTTATGGTAGTTATTTCAAGcagttgttattttaattaggtGTGTGTATTTTTAGGACCATACGTAACTGTCTTAAGCAGTTATTGCAAAATAAATTCTGGAGTAACAACAGGGGAGGTTAGGCAGTTTTTGAGTGGGTTTTCAGGAAGGGAGAAACCAGGATCTCGAACATCTTGGGGGAAACCTATGTATTAACTAGTCTACTCAGTTTCCTGTGTAATTTGTAATTTCTGTTCTATTTCTTTGAATAAAATTCAGTCCTTATTCCCTTACCAGTTGGTATCTATCAACTGGTATCAAAGCAACAAGTTCCTGGAGACAAATTCATGGTGTCAACACGCAGCATGAAGGCTAGAATGGAGGCATTGGAGAGGGGGTTTGAAGGCTTGCTGGCGATGCGTGAAACAATAGAGAAGAGCGTTGAACAGTTAAGGGAAGTGCAGGCCGCAGTGCAAGAAATTCGTGCAAGACAGGAAGAAGAGAGCAGCGAACACAGCGACACAATTCCTCAAGGTGAAACACACGGAAGTCACAATGGAGGACGACACAAAGTGGATAGATGGAGGAAGTTAGAGATGCGTATGGCTGGACAACCAGAGTAGAGAGGTATTTTGATTTGAAGGGGATGTATGGAGAGGAAAAGTTGCAGGCGGTTATGGTAGCAATGGAAGGGAAAGCGCTAACTCGGTATCAATGGTGGGAGTTTTCTGCACACCATCCAAATTGGGAGGATTTTTGGACAGCGGTTATTAGGCGTTTCCAACCTACCATGGTTGACAGTCCTTTTGAATTGTTGCTGAGTCTCAAACAAATAGGCTCAGTGGAAgaatatgtagaagcaagcttcatgatgatgaatcaagttgattcaagaagTTTTGATAGTGACAAAGATGTTGagaaaaagcccaaagaatgatttcaagattaaatcaagaacaaattcaagaatcaagagaagtttgatttcaagattcaagaaaagatgaattcaagtttcaagagaagaaatcaagaagacttcacaagggaagtattgaaaagatttttttaaaaaaacaacatagcacagttttgtttttcaaaacagtttttctcaaaattttctaagttaccagagtttttactctctggtaatcgattaccagtttcctgtaatcgattaccagtggcaaagtttgatttcaaaagcttttagctgaatttacaatgttccaattgatttcaaaatggtgtaattgattacaagatattggtaatcgattactagtgcatctgaacattggaattcaaattcaactgtgaagagtcacatcctttcataaaaagttttgtgtaatcgattacaaagatttggtaatcgattaccagtgacaaattttgaacaaaaatcaaaagatgtaactcttccaatgattttcaggtttttctaaaggttataattcttccaatggttttcttgaccagacttgaagagtcaataaaagaaataccTTGATTTACATTAAAAAGAGAACTTACAATACTTACAACCTTtacaaacaacttttccacatattcttttacaaactttgaatctctttgaatttcttcttcttcttcttcttcttcctttgcaaaaagctttctaaagttttctggttttccaaaccttgaaaacaaaagtgtgctattcatatttttcattcccttctccttttgccaaaaagaattcgccaaggactaactgcctgaattctttttgtgtctctcttctcccttttccaaaagaacaaaggactaaccgcctgaattcttttgtgtctcccttctcccttgtcaaagaattcaaaacgacacagtctgagaattcttttgattcttccctttcccataaacaaaagatttcaaaggactaaccacctgaaaattcttttgtttcccccttcacaaagtttcgaaggactaaccacttgagaactttgtcttaacacattggagggtatatcctttgtggtataagtagagggtacatctacttgggttgttgtaactgagaacaagaaagggtacgtctcttgtggatcagttctagtggagggtacatccactaggctattcaaagagaacaagggaggatacatcccttgtggatctttgcttgtaaaagtttttacaaggttgaaaagaaatctcaaggaccgcaagtcgcttggggactggatgtaggcacgggttgttgccgaaccagtgtaaaactcttgtgtttgtcttcttcttccctacactctttaatttccactgttcactttaattatcgcttttacttttggttaagtttctaattctgttctttactttcttaacattatagtaaaagcctaattgaatctagtaacattaagaaggatagatttttaattagtcaaggtacattaataattaattcaaccgccccttcttaattattccgaggccacttgatccaacaaaataCAGAGAGAAGTTTGAACTCTATGCTGGTCCGTTAAAGAGTGCAAAACCAACGTGCTTGAGAGGGATTTTTTTGAAAGGACTAAAGGAAATAATTAGGGCAGAGTTAAAGCTCCATCCAACACAAAGTTTGTCTGATTTAATGGATTATGCACAAGAAAGTTAACAGATGTGAAGTTACAAGAGAGGTCTAGGAAGGGATTGTGTTTTCGGTGTGATGAAAAGTTTGGTCCAGGCCATGTCTGTGCCAACAAACAGTTACAAGTTTTAGTGTTGATCGAAGAGGATGACGAAGTGGGTACAACAGGGGATACTAATGCAATTGAGGAAGAGGGGGAGCCAAAAGACCTCCAGTTATCTATGTGCAGTATTGCTGGCctttcatcaaagaaaacaattaagtTGTGGGGTAAGATTGGGAAGGAACAAGTCATGGTACTTATTGATTGTGAAGCatctcataattttatttcagcCACGTTTGTGAAACAATAGGAGTTAGATATGAATGCCACCTCCATCTATATTGTGGAGGTGGGTGACAGGAGAAAGCTAGATTGTGAAGGGATATGTTCCGAATTGACATGGAGATGCAGGGTCTAAAAATTCAACAAGATTTTGATGTCTTTGATCTTGGAGGAGTGGTGTTGGGAATGGAATGGTTGGCTAGTTTGGGAGAAGTAAGAGCAAATTTTCATGAATTAACTCTTAAAATTCCAGTTGCAAACGGATACCACACATTGAAGGGAGACTCAGCTTTAACTAGGGCTGTAGCCTCTTTAAAATCTATCCTAAAGACTCTAAGTGATCAAGATCAAGGATTCCTGGTGAAGTACTGTCACTTGCAAGGGGAAGGTAGAGAGTCAGCAATTTATCCTGCTTGGACAGAGTCGATTTTGGAAGAGTATGAATCAGTCTTTCAAGAGCCGAAAGGATTACCACCCCCTAGAAGGCAAGATCATGAGATTCGGTTGAAAGAAGGGTCTAATATTCCCAACATCATACCGTATAGGTACCCACATTACCagcaaaatgaaatttaaaggtTAGTAGATGATATGCTTAACTCTGGTATAATCAGAACTCGTGTTAGTCCTTATTCTAGTCCTAtaattttggtgaagaaaaaagATGGTGGATGACATTTTTGTGTAGATTATAGGGCTCTTAACAAGATTACTATACCAGATAAGTTTCCTATTCCTATTATAGATGCACTGCTTGATGAATTGGGAGGAGTGGTGGTTTTTCAAAGTTGGATTTACGATTCGGTTACCATCAGATTAGGATGCGTGAGGAGGACATTCATAAAACAACTTTCCGGACTCATGAAGGGCATTATGAGTTTGTTGTCATGCCATTTGGACTCACCAATGCACCTTCCACCTTTCAATCTCTTATGAACGAGGTGCTAAAGCCATATTTGAGGAAATTTGTCCTTGTTTTCTTTGACAATATTTTGGTTTACAGCAAAGGTGAGGATGACCATAAGGAGCATTTACGGGCTGTTTTGGCATTGTTGAAGGAGAACTAGTTGTTtgctaataagaaaaaaaatgtactttTAGCCAAACTCAATTGGAATATTTGGGTCATATCATTTCTGCAGAAGGCGTGGCAACAGACCCCCGAAAAATTGATGCTATGTTGGACTGGCCTATACCCAAGGATGTTAAGGCTCTGAGGGGATTTTTGGGGTTGATGGGTTACTATAGAAGGTTTGTTAAGGACTATGGTAAGATAGCCCGACCTTTGACTCAattgttgaagaaaaataagtttcagTGGAATGAGGAAGCACAAGCTGCCTTGGAAAACTTAAAGCAATTGGTGGCTGAATTGCCTATTCTGACAGTCCTTGATTTTTCCAAAACATTTACTATAGAAACTGATGCATCCAACAAAGGGCTAGGAGCAGTTCTAATGCAGGAGGGCAGACCTGTGGCTTTTCTCAGACAAACTTTATCTGATAGGGTGCAAACTAAGTCAGTATATGAGAGGGAATTAATGGCAATTGTGATGGCTGTCCAAAAATGGAGGCACTACTTGTTGGGAAGGCACTTCATAATTTTAACTGATCAGAAGAGCCTCAAATTCCTCACTGAACAACGAGTAATGGGCGAAGAATATTTCAGGTGGACCTCTAAACTCATGGGTTTAGATTTTGAGATACAATATAGACCAGGAAAGGAAAACGGGGTGGCTGATGCTCTCTCTAGAAAGATGACATTTTCAGCTTTGTCTTAAGTCCACTTTGAGCAAATAAAAGATTGGGAAACTGAAATTCACCATGATCCTAAGCTCCAAGGAATCATTCATGATCTGATACAAGATATTAATTCCCATCCGGGCtataaatttcagaactagaaACTGTTTTATAAAGGACAGTTAGTGCTTCCCAAAGTTTCTTCTCGGATTCCATTGTTGTTATAGGAATTTCACAATTCAGTTGTGGGGGGACATTCAGGTTTCTTTTAAACCTATAAACGAATTTCAGAAGTTGTTTATTGGGAGGGAATGCGGAAAGACATCCAGCAACATGTAGCTACATGTGAGGTAtgccaaatgaataaatatcaagCTCTTTCTCCAGCAGGACTTCTTCAACCATTGCCTATACGAACTCAAGTCTGGGCTGATATATCCATGGACTTCATTGAAGGGCTACCCAAGGCTCACGGAAAAAATGTCATCTTAGTAGTGGTTGATAGATTGACTAAATACGCTCATTTCCTTGCACTTAGCCATCCCTTTACTGCAAAAGAGGTTGCTAAAGTTTTTATCAAAGAGATAGTTAAATTGAACGGGTTCCCTTCTTCAATTGTATCGGATCGTGACAAAATTTTTCTCAGCCACTTTTGGTCAGAATTGTTCAAATTGGCCGGCATTAGACTCAAATGTAGCTCTGCTTACCATCCCCAAACAGATGGCCAAACCGAGGTGGTCAATCATTGCTTGGAGACTTATTTGCGGTGCCTCACAGGGACTAAACCTCAACAATGGCCTAAGTGGTTAAGTTGGGCTAAGTTTTGGTTTAACACCAACTACAACAACTCTCTGAAATTGACTCCTTTCAAAGCCTTGTATGGTTGTGACCCACCCCATCTTTTGAAAGGAGCCACTATTCCATCAACTGTGGAAGAGGTAAACGTGATGACTAATGACAGGGACCAAATGTTACATGATCTCAAAGGAAATTTGGCCAAGGCACAAAATCAAATGAAGAAGTATGCTGACCGATCTAGGCATTCAATACCATTAAATGTTGGCGATTGGATGTATCTCAAGTTACAGCCATATAGGCTAAGGTCATTGGCTAGGAAGACAAATGAGAAGCTTAGTCCATGTTTTTATGGTCCTTCCCAAATCACAAAATAGATTGGGGCAGTTGCTTTTGAGTTAGCCCTTTCACCAGAGAGTAAGATCCACCCGGTATTCCATGTTTCTTtactcaagaaggctctctccCCTTCAGCGAATCCTCAACCTTTACCACCTATGTTATCAGAGGAGTTGGAGTTGCAGGTAACACCGACTGCTGTAAAAGTTATGCGTAACACTGCTGCATGGATTGTCGAGGTTCTTATTCAATGGACTGACCTCCTAGACTTTGAAGCCACTTGGGAACCAGTAGACACCATCATGCACCAATTTCCTTCttttcaccttgaggacaaggtgactctttttttgggggggggggggggggagtatTGTTAGGCCTCTTATAAGTAAATATTATAAGAAGAGAGCCAAGACTTAAGATTTATTAATAGGACTGAATTGTTTCAGTTGTTGTTTATGGTAGTTATTTCAACcagttgttattttaattaggtGTGTGTGTTTTTAGGACCATACGTAACTGCCTTAAGCAGTTATTGCAGAATAAATTTTGGAGTAACAGCAGGGGGGGTTAGGCAGTTTTTGAGTGGGTTTTCAGGAAGGGAGAGACCAGGCTCTCAAACATCTTGGGGGAAACCTATGTATTAACTAGTCTAATCACTTTCCTATGTAATTTGTAATTTCTGCtctattttttgaataaaattcaatCCTTATTCCCTTACCAGTTAGTATCTATCAGTTTCATATCAGCTCAGTGTCAGCTTTGTATTAGGAAAAGGAAACATGCAATCAGGTTTGATTATGATGACACATCTAATCTAATTCCTTATAATTACAATGTGGCACTAGCCATCACTAAGATAATGATCAGTGGTAACTGGATTATACAAGAGTAACTCTAAAATTTTATGTCAGCATATAACATTCTAAGGGTTATTTGGTAGTAGTGCTCTACGAACTTGACATATCACCAGACCAGAATGAGGAAACAAATGTCCCCATACATAAAGGCATCCCCCATTCATCCTTTTATACATGAAATATACGGAGactaaaaaactaaaaggaGAAGTAAAATAACCtgcttcaagatccagcatctgAATAAGCATGAATGTGATGTTAACACCAGCAAAAACAAATGGATATTCCCACACTGATCGATCTCCTTCCTGCTTCCGTAAAAGGTCTTGAAAGGATTTCTACAAAATGAAAAGTTCAAGCTTTATGATTAAGATAAATGAAATGTCTGATATATAATATTCCTTAAACAAAATTGGCAACCATTCATAACAAATGAAATCTTTAGTCTATGTTTATTCAACACcaagaaagtaaaaatatacAAGGAAACCAGGGATAAGAGCATGAAAAGGAGGACACAAGAATTTTAATATGGCAAAGATAAAGCAAAAGAACAAATTATGAAACTGAATTTCTCTCAGGGTAAAGGTTATGGCTTCAAAAGTAGAATCCTTTTGTAGCATGTGGCTGGAAATTTAGTTATTGACTatgaaataagataaaatcaatCATCTGGATTCAATGATTTTACCAACAGAATTATTAACTATACCTCCATGTCCTTCTGTTGAAACCATTTCCCTTTTAGCATGAACTCGTGATCCAATAAATCACTTTTTGGATCATATTTAGCTCTGCATGCCAATAACGGATACAATCATAACGTAATAGCATATAATAGTTTATgttaaatttgaaacaaaaatactgcaaaaaaaattaatgaaccaTGCAAATAACAAAACTCAATGCCAGTTCATCTTATGACATAGTTGAAGAAAGATGACCTCAAGAATGTAGCTATTTTGTGAAGGGCTTATATATCACATATAACTGTACAATTAGAAATATGTCAAGGTAATAAGCTTCACCTGATATCCTCAAAATTAGAAGGATGTGCCTTTTCATTGTGGCACTTGAAAAGATTTTTAATTACACTTACATGATATCTCCATTTCCCTTCTTACTCTTTTTTTTGGGCAATGTCTAGTGATGTCGAGATTCAGATACATGCTCTACGGATCTCATTTTCAGAATACACAAAACAATAGTTATAGTAATTGtaggtataaattttttaaaaaaaaaactatttccaTATATTTGtgtagaaaaggaagaaatttgCAGAACAAATTTGTCGTGGCTATCAGTATTTACAGTATAGGTACCCTGAGAAGGATTAAAGACTTACATGATACTCACATTATAGAAAAGTAAGACTTTTAAGAATCTAACACCAagaaccaaaaccaaaaccaaacattccccccccccccctaaaaTTAGgacaaaattaaaactttttacaagaaatcaaagaaaaatgacTGACCCAAAATCCATTTTAACATAGCAGCCTCTGTGTGCTTCAAACCCATCGCAAAATCCGCCTTTGCTGCCTCGAGCGATCGTTTCTTCTCCTCAGACGTCAACATCCCATTCATCTACACAAACAGTGGCAatgaaaacattaataaaataagtacaaaaaaaccacctttttattttaaattttagggaaaccctaaaagagagaaaaagaacaaTTACCTGAGAAATTTGATCCTTGTGACGTCGAACATCAGAGACCCACCCTTCGTGCTGCATTCGAAGGTGGTCTTCGAGAAACTTGTGGCGGCTCGCGAAGGAGTGAAGCTGGTTCTGCTGGTTGCGCACCATCTGAACCATAGCAAAGGAGTAAATGCCATGAAGATGATGCACCATGTGCTGACTCGCAAAGGAGTGAAGCTGCGTTCCAAAGAAAAGACATCGTTGGAGGGTTCTGCTTAGGGTTCCTTTGCTGGCTACGCGTGGactcatacatacatacatacatatatatatatatatatatatatatatatatatatatatatatatatatatatatataaggctttttaaattcaattgagATAACAACAGTGTTTTAATAAAACCCGTCGTAATTTTTATGACCAACACACATTCTAAGGCAGTtttcaataaccgtcttagaatgtgtatgATACAAGGCTTTTTTAGTaagataattacaaaaatgccattgGTTTATTTTCTATGGCGTTTCCAAAAGAACCGTTGTAGAATGCCTGTCGTACAAACACTCATTTCTAGTAGTGACTGAGGAAATATTACCTATGGATTTGGTTCTATCGCAAATTACCAATGGAATTTTCAACAGAATATGGATTCATCGGAAATGTAAATTAACCAAAAACAAATAGAAGCAACTCTAGCGCCATTTCAATCACTCAAATTTCTCTCTTAGACTTGACTCACACCTCACTCACTCTTCATCATGGTACTCCGCCACGGTTGGAGGCCCATCGCGCCTAGTTTGTTGTCGCGCCTACACCACCGTCGTGTCTAGGAGTCCTCTGTCACAACCACGTAGCTTCGCCGTCGCACAAGCCATCGGGAAGTTGCTGTAGTGGACGTGCAAACGCTGGTTCATTCcttttattgtttgattt
This genomic interval from Glycine max cultivar Williams 82 chromosome 5, Glycine_max_v4.0, whole genome shotgun sequence contains the following:
- the LOC106798831 gene encoding uncharacterized protein, which gives rise to MVHHLHGIYSFAMVQMVRNQQNQLHSFASRHKFLEDHLRMQHEGWVSDVRRHKDQISQMNGMLTSEEKKRSLEAAKADFAMGLKHTEAAIAKYDPKSDLLDHEFMLKGKWFQQKDMEKSFQDLLRKQEGDRSVWEYPFVFAGVNITFMLIQMLDLEAVTTDHYLSDG